The proteins below are encoded in one region of Halorhodospira halochloris:
- a CDS encoding glutamate--cysteine ligase: MSGAPSSSTEPVTHIHQLIAYIEQGARPKHEWRIGTEHEKFVHRLEDFGPVDYAGERGIGEFLIRMQRFGWEPVHEAGNVIALKRAGGASISLEPGGQIELSGAQLESLHDTCSEVGNHLEQVNEVSRELQVGMLGFGFHPHWRREQIPWMPKQRYDVMGRYMPQVGSMGLDMMLRTCTVQVNLDFSSESDMVRKMRVGMALQPIATALFANSPLCEGKPNGYLSYRSRVWEDTDPDRCGILPFVFESGMGIERYVEYVLDVPMYFVHRDGFYVDCAGESFRDFLAGRLPQLPGEYPTLGDWDLHLSTLFPEVRLKQFLEMRGADGGGWQGLCALPALWTGLLYDSAALSAAEELISDWSGEEVMQLRHEVPRTALRTQFRNTTVREIARDVLAIADEGLANRNRLDKRGRDERRHIERLWQTVDSGVTPAEELLDVFHNRWRGDIEPVYTEFAY; this comes from the coding sequence ATGTCTGGAGCACCTAGCTCGTCTACCGAGCCAGTCACCCATATCCATCAGTTAATCGCCTACATTGAGCAAGGAGCCCGCCCCAAGCACGAGTGGCGCATTGGTACCGAGCATGAGAAGTTCGTCCACCGGCTGGAGGACTTCGGCCCGGTAGATTATGCCGGGGAGAGGGGGATTGGCGAGTTTTTGATCAGGATGCAGCGCTTCGGTTGGGAGCCGGTCCATGAGGCAGGTAATGTGATCGCCCTCAAGCGCGCTGGAGGGGCCTCTATCAGCCTAGAGCCGGGCGGGCAGATAGAGCTTTCCGGCGCTCAGTTAGAGTCTCTGCACGATACCTGTTCGGAGGTAGGCAATCATCTCGAGCAGGTCAATGAGGTCTCGCGCGAGCTGCAGGTGGGCATGCTAGGGTTCGGTTTCCACCCGCATTGGCGCCGCGAGCAGATCCCGTGGATGCCTAAGCAGCGCTACGATGTGATGGGCCGTTATATGCCGCAGGTCGGCAGCATGGGCCTGGATATGATGCTGCGCACCTGCACGGTGCAGGTCAATCTGGATTTTTCCAGCGAGTCTGACATGGTCCGCAAGATGCGCGTCGGCATGGCTCTGCAGCCGATTGCTACCGCCTTGTTCGCCAACTCGCCGTTGTGTGAGGGTAAGCCCAACGGCTATTTGAGCTATCGCAGTCGTGTTTGGGAGGATACCGATCCGGATCGCTGCGGGATTCTGCCCTTTGTCTTCGAGTCGGGCATGGGCATAGAGCGCTATGTCGAATACGTCCTCGACGTTCCCATGTACTTTGTCCATCGGGACGGCTTTTATGTCGACTGTGCCGGGGAGTCTTTCCGCGATTTTCTCGCCGGTCGTCTGCCGCAGTTACCCGGTGAGTATCCGACTCTGGGCGATTGGGATTTGCATTTATCGACCCTCTTCCCGGAAGTGCGGCTAAAGCAGTTTTTGGAGATGCGCGGGGCCGACGGCGGCGGCTGGCAAGGACTTTGTGCTTTGCCAGCACTGTGGACTGGACTTCTCTACGATAGCGCCGCGCTCAGTGCCGCTGAAGAGCTAATAAGTGACTGGAGTGGTGAAGAGGTTATGCAGCTACGCCATGAGGTACCCCGAACTGCCCTGCGGACGCAATTTCGCAATACTACGGTCCGGGAGATTGCCCGGGATGTTTTGGCTATAGCCGATGAGGGGTTGGCCAATCGTAATCGCCTGGATAAACGTGGCCGTGATGAGCGCCGCCATATTGAGCGGCTGTGGCAGACGGTGGATAGTGGTGTGACGCCGGCTGAGGAGCTGCTTGATGTCTTCCATAACCGTTGGCGAGGGGACATTGAGCCGGTCTATACTGAGTTTGCCTACTGA